A region from the Caldicellulosiruptor naganoensis genome encodes:
- the urtC gene encoding urea ABC transporter permease subunit UrtC, which yields MNRNCNNLMSRVFELVLFGSLILLPFVTSSFRVALFGKYLSYSIAAVGIVLLWGYTGILSLGQAVFFGLGAYALGMYLKLEASNFRLTDFMQWCGLEKLPLLWVPFKNVFIAILLGILIPALLAGALGYFTFKRSIKDVYFTLITQALAVIFVTLFIGQQPLTGGTNGLTNFKTLLGISLKDEKIKMWIYYLTLAVVILLYIVGKVIVKKYGNILIAIRDNEERLKYLGINPLGYKIAIYIFSAILAAIGGMLFVLNVGMISPSEMGIIPSIELVLGVAIGGKVNLLGGIVGTVVAYFLKSIISENYPDIWLYLLGVVFIMISLIEHTNIKLIKNIRFSKLKKTHNILKINEKLR from the coding sequence ATGAATAGAAATTGTAACAACTTAATGTCCAGAGTTTTCGAATTAGTTTTGTTTGGGAGTTTGATATTACTTCCTTTTGTTACCTCATCATTCAGAGTTGCTTTGTTTGGCAAATATCTTTCTTATAGTATAGCAGCTGTAGGAATTGTGTTATTATGGGGTTATACAGGAATTCTAAGTTTAGGGCAAGCAGTCTTCTTTGGATTAGGGGCTTATGCATTAGGGATGTATTTGAAATTAGAGGCTTCAAATTTTAGATTAACCGATTTTATGCAATGGTGTGGTTTAGAAAAATTACCACTTTTGTGGGTGCCATTTAAAAACGTGTTTATTGCTATTTTATTAGGAATTCTTATTCCGGCACTATTAGCAGGTGCATTAGGTTATTTCACTTTTAAGAGGAGTATTAAAGATGTGTATTTTACTTTAATTACTCAAGCACTGGCTGTAATTTTTGTGACGCTTTTTATAGGTCAGCAACCTCTAACGGGTGGAACAAACGGATTAACCAATTTTAAGACCTTATTAGGGATTAGCCTAAAAGATGAAAAGATAAAAATGTGGATATATTATCTAACACTTGCTGTTGTTATATTGTTGTACATTGTGGGTAAAGTGATTGTAAAGAAATATGGGAATATATTAATTGCAATAAGAGACAATGAGGAGAGATTAAAATATTTAGGAATAAATCCATTAGGATACAAAATAGCTATATATATATTTTCGGCTATTTTGGCAGCAATTGGTGGAATGTTATTTGTATTGAATGTTGGAATGATTTCGCCAAGCGAAATGGGTATTATTCCATCGATAGAGTTAGTTTTAGGAGTTGCAATTGGTGGAAAAGTAAATCTTCTGGGTGGTATTGTGGGAACCGTAGTGGCATATTTCTTAAAGAGTATTATAAGTGAGAATTATCCAGATATTTGGTTATATCTACTGGGAGTTGTGTTTATTATGATTTCGTTAATTGAGCATACAAATATAAAACTGATTAAAAATATAAGATTCTCAAAATTAAAAAAAACACATAACATTTTGAAAATAAATGAGAAACTGAGGTGA